From a single Candidatus Poribacteria bacterium genomic region:
- a CDS encoding glucose 1-dehydrogenase produces MLLKDRICIVTGGSSGIGRGIALEFAREGARVVVIDRQETPLRGKYHETETTTPTVSEIEKLGAAGLFLHADVADEAQVAHVIQQTVEHFGGLDVLVNNAGIHIPGGAQELSIADWDRVVGINLRGVFVATKLAIPHLKQSKFGRIIQIASVHAYGGGAGPAYAPAKAAVVNMVRDTALEIGQFGITVNAICPGYIETAIQDYLTPEQVEEALEKTALPRFGLPRDIGRAAVFFASDDAEWVTGASLLVDGGFVAGS; encoded by the coding sequence ATGCTACTTAAGGATCGCATCTGCATTGTAACCGGTGGGAGTTCAGGGATCGGACGCGGCATCGCACTCGAATTTGCCCGCGAGGGGGCGCGGGTCGTTGTCATCGATAGACAGGAAACCCCACTCCGCGGCAAATACCACGAAACCGAGACCACAACCCCGACCGTCTCAGAGATCGAAAAACTCGGCGCAGCGGGACTCTTCCTCCACGCCGATGTCGCAGACGAAGCGCAGGTCGCACACGTCATTCAGCAAACCGTTGAACATTTCGGAGGGCTTGATGTTCTCGTCAACAATGCAGGCATCCATATCCCCGGCGGTGCGCAGGAACTCTCAATCGCGGATTGGGACAGGGTCGTTGGCATCAACCTCCGCGGGGTCTTTGTTGCGACAAAGCTCGCCATTCCACACCTGAAACAATCGAAATTTGGAAGGATTATCCAGATCGCCTCCGTTCACGCGTATGGGGGTGGAGCCGGACCAGCGTATGCCCCCGCGAAAGCCGCTGTCGTCAATATGGTTCGAGATACCGCTTTGGAAATCGGGCAATTCGGCATAACCGTCAACGCCATCTGTCCCGGCTACATCGAGACGGCGATTCAGGATTACCTCACTCCCGAACAGGTTGAAGAAGCGTTAGAGAAAACCGCCTTGCCACGTTTCGGTCTACCGAGAGACATCGGGCGCGCCGCGGTCTTCTTCGCCTCCGACGATGCAGAATGGGTCACCGGTGCTTCTCTGCTCGTTGATGGCGGATTCGTCGCAGGTTCTTAA
- a CDS encoding type II toxin-antitoxin system RelE/ParE family toxin — MRNVKWIGDSRERLRSFPKPAREAIGEALRIAQTGGKHQKAKPLIGVGSGVFEIAARYDTNTYRTVYTVKLGENIYVLHVFQKKSTRGIRTPKKEIDLIKQRLGIAREMEAKNE, encoded by the coding sequence ATGAGAAATGTGAAATGGATTGGAGATTCGCGTGAGCGACTCCGGAGTTTCCCTAAACCTGCCCGAGAGGCAATAGGTGAAGCGTTACGTATCGCCCAAACCGGTGGTAAACATCAGAAGGCAAAACCTCTGATAGGTGTAGGTTCAGGTGTATTTGAAATCGCTGCCCGTTATGATACAAACACCTATCGTACTGTTTATACTGTCAAACTCGGTGAGAACATCTATGTGCTGCATGTATTTCAGAAAAAATCCACCCGTGGAATTCGCACCCCCAAAAAGGAAATTGATTTAATCAAGCAACGCCTGGGAATAGCACGAGAAATGGAGGCAAAAAATGAGTGA
- a CDS encoding XRE family transcriptional regulator → MSEEIKVTESSGNVFLDIGFSEEEAEYHQLRVDLAFAIHRLLDQLKLTPSKAEARFGLDPSDVSRLKKMDFTDFTVERLLMILKKLNRNVEIHITPSDGTVSHQRVFVT, encoded by the coding sequence ATGAGTGAAGAAATAAAGGTTACGGAAAGTTCTGGCAATGTGTTTTTAGACATCGGTTTCTCTGAGGAAGAAGCGGAATATCATCAGTTAAGAGTAGACCTCGCCTTTGCAATTCACCGTCTTCTTGATCAACTAAAACTAACGCCATCAAAAGCAGAAGCACGCTTTGGACTCGATCCGAGTGATGTATCTCGCCTCAAGAAAATGGATTTTACAGATTTTACTGTGGAGCGGCTGCTAATGATCCTGAAGAAACTAAATCGTAACGTTGAAATTCACATTACGCCTTCGGATGGAACAGTAAGTCACCAGCGAGTTTTTGTGACCTAA